The Bacteroidota bacterium genomic interval TCCAGATCGACGTAGATCTGATTGACGGACTGCATAATTTGATCGATGTATTTATCCCGCGACTCGATATCTTTATGCAGCAACGCCGTTTCCGTTACCATGTCGTTGTAATCCTTTTGCAGTTCCTGCTTTTTGGCATCGTCGCACCCCGAGGCCGCTATCAGCACAAGAAGCGCCGCCACAACGATTATCCTCTTCAGCATATGATACTCCTCTCTTCAATGTTGTGAATTGATCACTGCAACGTTTTGCAGATACTTCAGCCATCTTTCAGGCGCCGACGACAACAGCACCTCCTTTCCGCGCAACCAATTTCCCGCATTCGTATCCCGACAAATGAAACATGTCTCCGGTTGAACAGCGCGCTCTTCGGCAAAGAATGCTGCAACAGCGAATTCTGAACAAAACGGATGATTGTAACCCGGCAAACTAAGAAGGACAAAAATGGTGCCAAGCGGAAGATCCCCTTTTTCGCTTCAAGAAACGCAGCTGATTGGAATTGAGATACGCATTTTTTGCACGTCGGGTGCATTGAATGCATGGAAACAATGAGATCGTTTGGCGGGACTGACGATGATCGGCGCGGCGGGGTTTTGAATACATTGACGGTTTGAAGCGGGCGAAACGCTTTGTGCCCCTTCGGCTCCGCTGCTTCGGCTCATCCTTTCAATTTCGGTCAGAACAAAAGACTTTACAGTCCTTTAACGGAATTCAGGGCATTTTTTATATTTTTTTGATATATTTATACAGAACTGTCACATCGCATGTTTAACTATCCGGATCACATATGGAATCAAGTAGCCCGTCGAATCCCACCGATGCAGACCCGCCGCTACTTGGAGAAGAGTCGGAACAGTCGTTCACCAAGAAAATAAAACATGCGATCCTCGGCGCCCCCCGCGATATCAAAGATCCAGGCGTTTTCCACCGCATCTCCCTTATTGCATTTCTTGCGTGGGTCGGATTGGGCGCGGACGGACTTTCTTCCTCGTCGTACGGGCCGGATGAATCGTTCCGCGCACTTGAAGGGCATGCCTACCTCGCCATCGGCCTAGCGCTCGCCACGGCATTTACCGTTTTCATCATCTCATACGCCTACTCGCGGATCATCGAACATTTTCCGTACGGCGGCGGCGGATACATCGTCGCGGGGCGCCTCCTCGGCAAACATTTCGGCGTCGTCTCCGGCTCGGCCCTGCTCGTCGATTACGTGCTAACGATCTCGGTCTCCATCGCCAGCGGCGTCGATCAGGTCTTCAGCGTTTTGCCGCCGGACTTTCTTCCCTATAAATTGCCGGTTGTTACCTCGATGATCTTTCTCCTGATGATCCTCAACTTACGGGGAGTCCGGGAGTCTGTCACAATCCTCACCCCGATCTTTCTCGTCTTTCTCGTGACGCACGCCATCCTGATCATTGGCGGGATTGGAAACCATGCAAGCGAAGTTCACATCGTCGCCGGCAACATGCAGCATGATTTCTCGCTCGGACTAAAAACGCTCGGCCTTTTCGGCATGGCCTCCCTTTTCGCGCGCGCGTATTCGATGGGGGCAGGAACGTATACCGGCATCGAAGCGGTCTCGAACGGCATCCAGATCATGCGCGAGCCGAAGATCGAAACGGCACGGCGCACAATGGCCTACATGGCGATCTCGCTCGCCGTCACCGCCGGCGGGATCATGGTCTGCTACCTTCTCTATCATGTCACCCCCGAACCGGGCAAGACGATGAATGCCGTCCTTCTCGACCGCTTCGCCGGAAGCTGGGTTGTCGGAAATTTCCAGGCCGGATGGCTCTTCGTCGTTGTCACGCTCGCATCGGAAGCGGCGCTCCTGTTCGTCGCCGCGCAGACGGGGTTCATCGACGGACCGCGCGTCATGGCGAACATGGCGGCCGATTCATGGCTCCCGCGAAGGTTCACTTCACTCTCCGAACGTCTGACGATGCAGAACGGCGTCGTCCTGATATCGGGGGCCGCCCTCATCACGCTCATCATCACGAAGGGGGAAACGTCGACATTGGTGCTGATGTATTCAATCAACGTCTTCCTGACCTTCTCGCTCTCCGAGATGGGAATGGTCCGCTACTGGATCAAGAACCGGAAGCAGTACGACGACTGGTCCAAACACATCGTCATCCACATCATCGGTCTCGTCCTCTGCCTCTCGATTCTCACCGTCAGCATCATCGAAAAATTCGCCGTCGGCGGATGGGTGACGCTGGTGATCACCGCGATTCTTATTTTCTTCTGCATGCGAGTGAAGCGCCACTACGACAAGGTCGGCAAGCAGCTGAAGCGTCTCGACGATATCCTCGCCGA includes:
- a CDS encoding APC family permease: MESSSPSNPTDADPPLLGEESEQSFTKKIKHAILGAPRDIKDPGVFHRISLIAFLAWVGLGADGLSSSSYGPDESFRALEGHAYLAIGLALATAFTVFIISYAYSRIIEHFPYGGGGYIVAGRLLGKHFGVVSGSALLVDYVLTISVSIASGVDQVFSVLPPDFLPYKLPVVTSMIFLLMILNLRGVRESVTILTPIFLVFLVTHAILIIGGIGNHASEVHIVAGNMQHDFSLGLKTLGLFGMASLFARAYSMGAGTYTGIEAVSNGIQIMREPKIETARRTMAYMAISLAVTAGGIMVCYLLYHVTPEPGKTMNAVLLDRFAGSWVVGNFQAGWLFVVVTLASEAALLFVAAQTGFIDGPRVMANMAADSWLPRRFTSLSERLTMQNGVVLISGAALITLIITKGETSTLVLMYSINVFLTFSLSEMGMVRYWIKNRKQYDDWSKHIVIHIIGLVLCLSILTVSIIEKFAVGGWVTLVITAILIFFCMRVKRHYDKVGKQLKRLDDILADIPGLKAPAKPLPFDLKGNTAVLMVKEFSGLGIHTIFTIKRLFPTHFRNFAFLSVVNVDATTLKSKDELTEMIDAQTANLEKYVRLANQLGYAARYQIAVGTDVVGEVVKMSTDIAKECPRSIFFTGKLVFEREKWYQRLLHNETAYAIQHRLQFSAMNCMVLPVRVYASG